A section of the Sphingomonas ginsenosidivorax genome encodes:
- a CDS encoding MaoC family dehydratase, translating into MAGRYYDDWTIGDTLVHEIRRTVTETDNLLFSTMTHNPQPLHLDVEAAKASEFGRILVNGTFTFALLIGLSVGDTTLGTLVANLGYDKLVHPNPVFIGDTMRASSAVTALRESRSRPESGLVTFRHDLHNQRDELVCQCLRTALLHRRPREDQA; encoded by the coding sequence ATGGCCGGTAGATACTATGACGACTGGACGATCGGCGACACGCTCGTCCACGAGATCCGCCGTACCGTTACCGAGACCGACAATCTCCTCTTCTCGACAATGACGCACAATCCGCAGCCGCTGCACCTCGACGTGGAGGCGGCGAAGGCCAGCGAGTTCGGGCGTATCCTCGTCAACGGCACCTTCACCTTCGCGCTGCTGATCGGGCTGTCGGTCGGCGACACGACGCTGGGCACGCTGGTCGCGAACCTGGGGTACGACAAGCTCGTCCACCCCAATCCGGTGTTCATCGGCGACACGATGCGCGCGTCGAGCGCGGTCACGGCCCTGCGCGAAAGCCGGTCGCGGCCCGAGTCGGGGCTTGTGACCTTCCGCCACGATCTCCACAATCAACGTGACGAACTCGTCTGCCAGTGCCTGCGTACCGCGCTGCTGCACCGCCGACCCCGAGAGGACCAAGCATGA
- a CDS encoding acetyl-CoA C-acetyltransferase gives MTDIVITAAKRTPVGSFLGAFAATPAHELGRVAIEAALEQAGVAGEDVSEVIMGQVLTAAQGQNPARQASMAAGVPKEVPAWGVNQVCGSGLRAVAIACQSIQTGDATIVVAGGQESMSMSAHAQSIRGGQKMGNLSLVDTMVSDGLTDVFNGYHMGITAENLAEQYQVTRGEQDAFSVASQNKAEAARGSGRFKDEIASVTIPGRKGDTVVADDEYIRAGATIESVSGVRPAFKKDGTVTAANASGLNDGAAALVLMTRAEAERRGSPILATIKSWASAGVDPSIMGIGPVPATRRALEKAGWTIGDLDLIEANEAFAAQALSVGKELGWDAEKVNVNGGAIAIGHPIGASGARVLTTLIYEMQKRDAKKGLATLCIGGGMGIAMCLER, from the coding sequence ATGACCGATATCGTGATCACCGCTGCCAAGCGTACCCCCGTGGGCAGCTTCCTCGGCGCCTTTGCCGCAACCCCCGCGCACGAACTGGGCCGCGTGGCGATCGAGGCCGCGCTCGAACAAGCCGGGGTCGCTGGCGAAGACGTGTCCGAAGTCATCATGGGCCAGGTGCTGACCGCGGCGCAGGGCCAGAACCCCGCGCGCCAGGCGTCGATGGCGGCCGGCGTGCCGAAGGAAGTGCCCGCCTGGGGCGTCAACCAGGTCTGCGGCTCGGGCCTGCGCGCCGTCGCGATCGCCTGCCAGTCGATCCAGACCGGCGATGCGACGATCGTCGTCGCGGGCGGGCAGGAATCGATGTCGATGTCCGCGCACGCCCAGTCGATCCGCGGCGGCCAGAAGATGGGCAACCTGTCCCTTGTCGACACGATGGTCAGCGACGGGCTGACCGACGTGTTCAACGGCTATCACATGGGCATCACCGCCGAGAATCTGGCCGAGCAGTACCAGGTCACGCGCGGCGAGCAGGACGCCTTCTCGGTCGCGTCGCAGAACAAGGCCGAGGCCGCACGCGGATCGGGACGGTTCAAGGACGAGATCGCCAGCGTCACGATTCCGGGCCGCAAGGGCGACACCGTCGTCGCGGACGACGAATATATCCGCGCCGGCGCGACGATCGAGAGCGTGTCGGGCGTGCGGCCGGCGTTCAAGAAGGACGGCACGGTCACCGCGGCCAACGCCAGCGGCCTCAACGACGGCGCCGCCGCCTTGGTGCTGATGACGCGCGCGGAGGCCGAGCGGCGCGGTTCGCCGATCCTCGCGACGATCAAGAGCTGGGCATCGGCGGGCGTCGATCCGTCGATCATGGGGATCGGCCCGGTCCCCGCGACTCGCCGTGCGCTGGAAAAGGCCGGCTGGACGATCGGCGACCTCGACCTGATCGAGGCGAACGAGGCGTTCGCGGCGCAGGCGCTGTCGGTCGGCAAGGAGCTCGGCTGGGATGCCGAGAAGGTCAACGTCAACGGCGGCGCGATCGCGATCGGTCATCCGATCGGCGCGAGCGGCGCTCGGGTGCTGACCACGCTGATCTACGAGATGCAGAAGCGCGACGCGAAGAAGGGGCTGGCGACGCTGTGCATCGGCGGCGGCATGGGGATCGCGATGTGTCTGGAGCGGTAA
- a CDS encoding NAD(P)/FAD-dependent oxidoreductase, translated as MLRITELKLPINHADEALPAAVCKRLRITPRELVRFKIARRANDARDKMDIQLVYSVDVNVKDEATVLARFRKDRHVNPTPDTRYAFVAKAPEGVELPRPVVVGAGPCGLFAGLILAQMGFRPIIVDRGKVVRERTKDTWGLWRRGVLNPESNVQFGEGGAGTFSDGKLWSQIQDPRHLGRKVLTEFVKAGAPEEILTEAHPHIGTFRLVTMVESMRETIESLGGEYRFENRVEGIDIESDVDGKRRVTGLRMHTGDHLAASHVAASHVVLALGHSARDTFHMLHDAGVHVEAKPFSIGVRIEHPQSWIDEARFGPCAGHPDLGAAAYSLSHHCSNGRTAYSFCMCPGGTVVAATSEEGRVATNGMSQYSRNERNANSGLVVGIDPERDYPGSPLAGIELQRHWETRAFAVGGSSYNAPAQRLGDFLAGRPSTALGTVIPSYRPGVTMCDLADCLPEFAVTALREALVAFGKQIPGYDHPDAVMTGVETRTSSPVRITRNEAFQSLNTAGLFPAGEGAGYAGGILSAAVDGIKVAEAVALSMLAAAP; from the coding sequence ATGTTGCGCATCACCGAACTGAAGCTGCCGATCAACCATGCCGACGAGGCGCTGCCCGCCGCGGTGTGCAAGCGGCTGCGCATCACGCCGCGCGAACTGGTCCGCTTCAAGATCGCCAGGCGTGCCAACGACGCGCGCGACAAGATGGACATCCAGCTGGTCTATTCGGTCGACGTCAACGTCAAGGACGAGGCGACGGTGCTCGCGCGGTTCCGGAAGGATCGCCACGTCAACCCGACCCCCGACACCCGCTATGCCTTCGTCGCCAAGGCGCCGGAGGGCGTCGAGCTGCCCCGCCCCGTGGTCGTTGGCGCAGGCCCGTGCGGGCTGTTCGCCGGATTGATCCTCGCTCAGATGGGGTTCCGGCCGATCATCGTCGACCGCGGCAAGGTGGTGCGCGAGCGGACCAAGGACACCTGGGGGCTGTGGCGGCGCGGCGTGCTCAACCCCGAATCGAACGTCCAGTTCGGCGAGGGCGGCGCGGGCACCTTCTCCGACGGCAAGCTGTGGAGCCAGATCCAGGATCCGCGGCATCTGGGGCGGAAAGTGCTGACCGAGTTCGTCAAGGCCGGCGCGCCCGAGGAGATCCTGACCGAGGCGCATCCGCATATCGGCACCTTCCGCCTGGTCACCATGGTCGAGAGCATGCGCGAGACGATCGAGTCGCTCGGCGGCGAATATCGCTTCGAGAACCGCGTCGAGGGCATCGACATCGAGAGCGACGTCGACGGTAAGCGCCGCGTCACCGGGCTGCGCATGCACACTGGCGACCATCTCGCCGCCAGCCATGTCGCCGCCAGCCATGTCGTCCTCGCGTTAGGTCACAGCGCGCGCGACACCTTCCACATGCTCCACGACGCCGGCGTGCACGTCGAGGCAAAGCCCTTCTCGATCGGCGTCCGGATCGAGCATCCGCAGTCGTGGATCGACGAGGCGCGGTTCGGGCCGTGCGCGGGGCATCCCGATCTCGGCGCGGCCGCCTACAGCCTGTCGCATCACTGCAGCAACGGCCGCACCGCCTACAGCTTCTGCATGTGCCCGGGCGGCACCGTCGTCGCCGCGACCTCGGAGGAAGGCCGCGTCGCGACCAACGGCATGAGCCAGTATTCGCGGAACGAACGCAACGCGAATTCGGGGCTGGTCGTCGGGATCGATCCCGAGCGCGACTATCCGGGGTCGCCGCTCGCGGGGATCGAGCTGCAGCGGCATTGGGAAACGCGCGCGTTCGCGGTCGGCGGATCGAGCTACAACGCGCCGGCGCAGCGGCTAGGCGATTTCCTCGCCGGCCGACCGTCGACCGCGCTCGGGACGGTGATCCCGTCCTACCGCCCCGGCGTGACGATGTGCGACCTCGCCGACTGCCTGCCCGAGTTCGCGGTCACCGCGTTGCGCGAGGCGCTGGTCGCGTTCGGCAAGCAGATCCCGGGCTACGACCATCCCGACGCGGTGATGACCGGCGTCGAGACGCGCACGTCCTCGCCGGTGCGGATCACGCGGAACGAGGCGTTCCAAAGCCTCAACACCGCCGGGCTGTTCCCGGCAGGCGAAGGGGCTGGGTATGCGGGCGGGATTTTGTCCGCCGCGGTCGACGGGATCAAGGTCGCCGAGGCGGTGGCGTTGAGCATGCTGGCGGCCGCCCCCTAG
- a CDS encoding DUF1800 domain-containing protein, with translation MASSIAYNRFGLGARPGDRSSGEPKAWLLDQLGRYDPKPAGIAATKGSPEIATALIDYRDDRRVLRRQMAASPPVATPDPTMSGAGGAGATPPAMGGAMAAAPPPVDPQKRALMDARQIAARAIRLDYGRAVAARTDAALVSDAPFVERLVQFWANHFAVSTDKIEIVGLAGPMEFEAIRPHVLGRFSDMLNAVERHPAMLLYLDQAVSVGPGSAVGLRVAARGQRKVGLNENLAREILELHTLGVRTGYEQGDVTEFARAMTGWTATGFGRGPKMGGVPGAFAFMPAIHEPGDRIIMGKTYPAAGEAQAQAVLDDLAVHPATATHIATKLARHFAGDVPPPAMITRLKTAFLKSGGDLPTVYKAIIASPEAWVATPVKFRTPWEWTIAVHRALGTKTLQPGAMVGLMNQLGQPVWKPGQPVGYDDLAATWAGPDAIMRRVEAAERFATRAAANTDARALAPVLFPDALSAATAQALTRAESPGQALALLLVSPEMMRR, from the coding sequence ATGGCGTCGAGTATCGCGTATAATCGCTTCGGCCTGGGTGCACGGCCGGGCGATCGCTCCAGCGGCGAACCCAAGGCCTGGTTGCTCGACCAGCTGGGCCGCTATGATCCGAAACCGGCGGGGATCGCCGCGACCAAGGGGTCGCCCGAGATCGCGACCGCGCTGATCGACTATCGCGACGACCGCCGCGTGCTGCGCCGCCAGATGGCTGCGTCGCCGCCCGTCGCGACCCCAGACCCGACGATGAGCGGGGCGGGGGGCGCCGGCGCGACTCCGCCCGCGATGGGTGGCGCGATGGCGGCAGCCCCGCCGCCGGTGGACCCGCAGAAACGCGCGCTGATGGACGCCCGGCAGATTGCCGCGCGCGCGATCCGGCTCGACTATGGCCGCGCGGTGGCAGCGCGAACCGATGCCGCGCTGGTCTCGGACGCGCCGTTCGTCGAGCGGCTCGTGCAGTTCTGGGCGAATCATTTCGCGGTCTCGACCGACAAGATCGAGATCGTCGGGCTCGCCGGACCGATGGAGTTCGAGGCGATCCGGCCGCACGTGCTGGGGCGCTTCTCCGACATGCTGAACGCGGTCGAACGGCATCCGGCGATGCTGCTCTATCTCGACCAGGCGGTGTCGGTCGGGCCGGGCAGCGCGGTCGGCCTGCGCGTCGCGGCGCGTGGGCAGCGCAAGGTCGGGCTGAACGAGAATCTCGCGCGCGAGATCCTCGAGCTGCACACATTGGGCGTGCGGACCGGCTACGAACAGGGCGACGTCACCGAGTTCGCGCGCGCGATGACCGGATGGACCGCGACCGGCTTCGGGCGAGGACCGAAGATGGGCGGCGTGCCCGGCGCGTTCGCGTTCATGCCCGCGATCCACGAACCCGGCGACCGCATCATCATGGGCAAGACCTATCCGGCGGCAGGCGAGGCGCAGGCGCAGGCAGTGCTCGACGATCTCGCGGTCCATCCCGCGACCGCGACGCATATCGCGACCAAGCTCGCGCGGCACTTCGCGGGTGACGTGCCGCCGCCGGCGATGATCACGCGGCTCAAGACGGCGTTCCTCAAATCGGGTGGCGACCTGCCGACCGTCTACAAGGCGATCATCGCCTCGCCCGAAGCCTGGGTCGCGACGCCGGTCAAGTTCCGCACGCCGTGGGAATGGACGATCGCCGTCCACCGCGCGCTCGGCACGAAGACGCTGCAGCCGGGCGCGATGGTGGGCCTCATGAACCAGCTCGGCCAGCCGGTGTGGAAGCCGGGGCAGCCGGTCGGCTATGACGACCTCGCCGCGACCTGGGCGGGGCCCGACGCGATCATGCGTCGGGTCGAGGCGGCGGAGCGGTTCGCCACGCGGGCTGCGGCGAATACCGATGCGCGTGCGCTGGCGCCGGTGCTGTTCCCCGATGCGCTGAGCGCCGCGACTGCGCAGGCGCTGACGCGCGCCGAAAGCCCGGGGCAGGCGCTCGCGCTGCTGCTCGTCTCGCCCGAAATGATGCGGAGATAG
- a CDS encoding DUF1501 domain-containing protein: protein MFDRRSILTRGALGAAGLAFAPRMAFARAATPKRFVFIIQRGAADGLGVIGAVGDPAFAGIRGDLAADVASGTKLDTTFMLHPAMTNAAGLYGKGQALFAHAIASPYRDRSHFDGQNVLETGGSRAYQVRDGWLNRLLGVLPADQARAIAVAATVPMALRGSREIASYAPSSLPQASDDLLQRVSMLYQGDAQLHGLWSEALATRSLTSDLSADDGRNAAATGALAAKLLAPDSGARIAMIETGGWDTHTGQRGRLAAQLKGLDAMVGALQAGLGPLWADTMVLVATEFGRTVAVNGTGGTDHGTGTAAMLFGGGVKGGRVLADWPGLSTAALYEARDIRPTAQLDAFIGGALSSHFGVDPARVMAAVFPTSAKVVATEGLLWV, encoded by the coding sequence ATGTTCGATCGTCGTTCCATCCTCACCCGCGGCGCGCTCGGTGCCGCCGGCCTCGCCTTCGCGCCGCGCATGGCGTTCGCGCGCGCCGCGACGCCCAAGCGCTTCGTCTTCATCATCCAGCGCGGCGCCGCCGACGGGCTCGGCGTGATCGGCGCGGTCGGCGACCCCGCCTTTGCCGGCATCCGCGGCGATCTCGCGGCCGACGTGGCCAGCGGTACGAAGCTCGACACCACCTTCATGCTGCACCCCGCGATGACCAACGCCGCGGGGTTGTACGGCAAGGGGCAGGCGCTGTTCGCGCACGCGATCGCCTCGCCGTACCGCGATCGCTCGCATTTCGACGGGCAGAACGTGCTCGAGACCGGCGGCAGCCGCGCCTATCAGGTGCGCGACGGCTGGCTCAACCGACTGCTCGGCGTGCTGCCCGCGGACCAGGCGCGCGCAATCGCGGTTGCGGCGACGGTGCCGATGGCACTCCGCGGATCGCGCGAGATTGCCTCCTACGCGCCGTCCAGCCTGCCCCAGGCGTCGGACGACCTGCTCCAGCGCGTCTCGATGCTCTATCAGGGCGATGCCCAGCTGCACGGGCTGTGGAGCGAGGCGCTGGCGACGCGAAGCCTGACCAGCGACCTGAGCGCCGACGACGGGCGCAACGCCGCGGCGACGGGCGCGCTCGCCGCCAAGCTGCTGGCACCCGACAGCGGCGCGCGGATCGCGATGATCGAGACCGGCGGTTGGGACACGCATACCGGGCAGCGCGGGCGGCTGGCGGCACAGTTGAAGGGGCTCGACGCGATGGTCGGTGCGCTGCAGGCGGGGCTGGGGCCGCTCTGGGCGGACACGATGGTGCTGGTCGCGACCGAGTTCGGCCGCACCGTCGCGGTCAACGGCACCGGCGGCACCGATCACGGCACGGGGACGGCGGCGATGCTGTTCGGTGGCGGCGTGAAGGGCGGGCGCGTGCTCGCCGACTGGCCCGGGTTGAGCACGGCGGCGCTCTACGAGGCGCGCGACATCCGCCCGACCGCCCAGCTCGACGCGTTCATCGGCGGCGCGCTGTCGTCGCACTTCGGGGTCGATCCGGCGCGTGTGATGGCGGCGGTGTTCCCGACCAGCGCGAAGGTGGTCGCGACCGAGGGGTTGTTATGGGTCTGA
- a CDS encoding (2Fe-2S)-binding protein translates to MLRFTVNNQPVEYRLDPATPLLWALRDASNLTGTKYGCGTGQCGACTVDIDGQARRSCRVPIGTIEGAYVTTIEGLSRERNHPLQLAFLAEAVPQCGFCIPGMIMAASVLLKRNADPSEAQIREAMTNLCRCGVYPRLVEAIQRAGRATRGEEVIPAGARPGIDPADAARVVPALVARP, encoded by the coding sequence ATGCTACGTTTCACCGTGAACAACCAGCCGGTCGAATACCGGCTCGATCCCGCGACGCCCCTGCTGTGGGCGCTGCGCGATGCATCGAACCTGACGGGCACGAAATATGGCTGCGGTACCGGACAGTGCGGGGCGTGCACGGTCGATATCGACGGCCAGGCGCGGCGGAGCTGCCGGGTCCCGATCGGGACGATCGAGGGCGCGTACGTCACCACGATCGAGGGGCTGTCGCGCGAACGCAACCACCCGCTGCAACTCGCCTTCCTCGCCGAAGCCGTACCGCAATGCGGTTTCTGCATCCCCGGCATGATCATGGCGGCGTCGGTGCTGCTCAAGCGGAACGCCGACCCGAGCGAGGCGCAGATCCGCGAGGCGATGACCAACCTGTGCCGCTGCGGTGTCTATCCGCGGCTGGTCGAGGCGATCCAGCGCGCCGGACGGGCGACGCGCGGCGAGGAGGTCATTCCAGCCGGCGCGCGGCCGGGGATCGATCCCGCCGATGCCGCGCGCGTCGTGCCCGCCTTAGTCGCACGGCCCTAG
- a CDS encoding RcnB family protein — translation MTSIFLKVLMAATALVPVAAAAQRGPDSQVEGRGGWNGQRGGDRGDRGDRGGDRGWRDQAPQQAQQPQVQPPQGQPGRAQFGDDGPRGQREDRQIGGQPDRFAGRGDGQDRQGWQGGRDDRPDVRPDLRPDRQYQGQYQNRGYQDRGYQGRDRGQAAYGRGPDGRGGYQDRGQYRGGYDQHQGYNRGGYDRGGSWNRGWRNDNRYAWNTYRASNRNAYRLPRYYAPGGWSGGYRRFGVGFTLSNILFNPTYWIQDPYTYRLPEAYGPYRWVRYYNDALLVDLDSGRVVDTVYDIFW, via the coding sequence ATGACGAGCATTTTCCTGAAGGTCCTGATGGCGGCGACAGCGCTGGTGCCGGTGGCCGCCGCCGCGCAGCGCGGTCCCGACTCGCAGGTCGAGGGGCGCGGCGGCTGGAACGGCCAGCGCGGCGGCGACCGCGGTGATCGGGGCGACCGCGGCGGCGACCGTGGTTGGCGCGACCAGGCGCCGCAGCAGGCCCAGCAGCCGCAGGTCCAGCCGCCACAGGGGCAACCCGGACGCGCGCAGTTCGGCGACGACGGCCCCCGCGGGCAGCGCGAGGACCGCCAGATCGGCGGCCAGCCCGACCGCTTCGCCGGCCGCGGCGACGGCCAGGATCGCCAAGGCTGGCAGGGCGGTCGTGACGACCGGCCCGACGTCCGCCCCGACCTGCGTCCCGACCGGCAATATCAGGGCCAGTACCAGAACCGCGGCTACCAGGATCGCGGCTATCAGGGCCGGGACCGGGGCCAGGCCGCCTATGGTCGTGGGCCGGACGGCCGGGGCGGGTACCAGGACCGCGGGCAATATCGCGGAGGGTACGACCAGCACCAAGGCTATAACCGGGGCGGCTATGATCGTGGCGGCAGCTGGAACCGCGGCTGGCGGAACGACAACCGCTATGCGTGGAACACCTACCGCGCCTCGAACCGGAACGCCTATCGCCTGCCGCGCTACTACGCGCCGGGCGGGTGGAGCGGGGGCTATCGCCGCTTCGGGGTCGGCTTCACGCTGAGCAACATCCTGTTCAACCCGACCTACTGGATCCAGGACCCGTATACCTATCGTCTGCCCGAGGCGTACGGACCCTATCGCTGGGTCCGCTACTACAACGACGCGCTGCTCGTCGATCTCGACAGCGGCCGCGTGGTCGACACGGTGTACGACATCTTCTGGTAA
- a CDS encoding prolyl hydroxylase family protein, with protein sequence MGIFSKAKPKADPAAALRQAAGTEVGARLDANPAVQRVAMDAAQFYYQHDFLDAATCKRLIAIIDSKRRPSTLLSDRPNSSFRTSDSCDMDRWSPDVQPTDEAIATLLGIDLLHGETMQGQRYAPGQQFRAHHDYFHDSESYWERMQEQGGQRTWTAMVYLNDVPEGGATWFPQAGIKIAPKRGMLLAWNNMNRDGSPNRLTLHEGMPVVEGVKYIVTKWFRERPWIK encoded by the coding sequence ATGGGTATCTTCAGCAAAGCCAAGCCAAAGGCGGATCCGGCGGCGGCACTCCGCCAGGCCGCGGGCACCGAGGTCGGCGCGCGGCTCGACGCCAATCCGGCGGTCCAGCGCGTCGCGATGGATGCCGCGCAATTCTATTACCAGCACGATTTCCTGGATGCGGCGACCTGCAAGCGGCTGATCGCGATCATCGATTCGAAGCGGCGGCCATCGACGTTGCTGTCCGATCGCCCCAACAGCAGTTTCCGCACCAGCGACAGTTGCGACATGGATCGCTGGTCGCCCGACGTCCAGCCCACCGACGAGGCGATCGCGACACTGCTCGGCATCGACCTGCTGCACGGTGAGACGATGCAGGGCCAGCGCTACGCACCGGGTCAGCAATTCCGCGCGCATCACGACTATTTCCACGACTCCGAAAGCTATTGGGAGCGGATGCAGGAGCAGGGCGGCCAGCGCACCTGGACCGCGATGGTCTATCTGAACGACGTTCCCGAGGGCGGCGCGACCTGGTTCCCGCAGGCGGGCATCAAGATTGCCCCCAAGCGCGGCATGCTGCTCGCCTGGAACAACATGAACCGCGACGGCAGTCCCAACCGGCTGACGCTCCACGAGGGCATGCCGGTGGTCGAGGGCGTGAAGTACATCGTGACGAAGTGGTTTCGCGAGCGGCCCTGGATCAAGTGA
- the recJ gene encoding single-stranded-DNA-specific exonuclease RecJ — translation MNVLGVSSSILGQPWRWRALAADQRDGFGSDDLVTQLLLARGCPREDLEAHRNPSIRGFMPDPSIFRDMDVAAARLADAVQAGEQVAIFGDYDVDGATSAALMILVLRDLGIEARAYIPDRMLEGYGPSGAALTRLAAEGASLIVTVDCGAQAFEALGTARDAGIDVIVIDHHKCSAELPHALALVNPNRLDEGEGAAHGHLAAVGMCFLAAAALVRTLRARGFFEGRAEPRLIDLLDIVALGTVADVAQLRGLNRAFVAQGLKVMAARRNIGVAALIEASRLTRSPTCTDLGFALGPRINAGGRVGRADLGVRLLTTRDPDEARMIATELDRLNEERRTIEGNVQEAADLLTASAARVAVVSGHGWHAGVIGIVAGRLKERLGRPAIVIAIDENGLGKGSGRSISGVDLGAAVMAAREQGLLVAGGGHAMAAGLTIVESAIPAFAEFLEERLSAAVDRSRDDRALLLDAVLAAGGVNPGLVESMEAGGPYGMGWPAPRVAMGPVRVIKADVVGNGHVRTVVAGDDGRSIKAMAFRAADTALGQALLGAPPHRKLWLAGRAKIDDWSSRPAAELHLEDAAWAD, via the coding sequence ATGAACGTACTCGGCGTAAGCTCCTCGATCCTCGGTCAGCCCTGGCGGTGGCGCGCGCTTGCCGCGGATCAGCGCGACGGGTTCGGCAGCGACGATCTCGTCACCCAGCTGCTGCTCGCGCGTGGCTGCCCCCGTGAGGACCTCGAAGCGCACCGCAACCCGTCGATCCGCGGCTTCATGCCCGACCCCTCGATCTTCCGCGACATGGACGTCGCCGCCGCGCGCCTCGCCGACGCCGTCCAGGCGGGCGAACAGGTCGCGATCTTCGGCGACTACGACGTCGACGGCGCGACCTCCGCCGCGCTGATGATCCTCGTGCTGCGGGATCTCGGGATCGAGGCGCGGGCCTACATCCCCGACCGCATGCTCGAAGGCTATGGTCCGTCGGGCGCCGCCCTCACCCGCCTCGCCGCCGAGGGTGCAAGCTTGATCGTCACCGTCGATTGCGGCGCGCAGGCGTTCGAGGCGCTGGGCACCGCGCGCGACGCCGGGATCGACGTGATCGTCATCGACCACCACAAATGCTCGGCCGAGCTGCCGCACGCGCTCGCGCTGGTGAACCCCAACCGGCTCGACGAAGGCGAGGGCGCGGCGCACGGGCATCTCGCCGCGGTCGGCATGTGTTTCCTCGCCGCCGCCGCGCTGGTCCGCACGCTCCGCGCCCGCGGCTTTTTCGAGGGCCGCGCCGAGCCCAGGCTCATCGACCTGCTCGACATCGTGGCGCTCGGCACCGTCGCCGACGTCGCCCAGCTCCGCGGCCTCAACCGCGCGTTCGTCGCGCAGGGGCTGAAGGTCATGGCTGCACGCCGCAACATCGGCGTTGCCGCGCTGATCGAGGCATCACGCCTCACACGCAGCCCGACCTGCACCGATCTGGGCTTCGCGCTCGGCCCGCGGATTAACGCCGGCGGGCGGGTGGGGCGTGCCGACCTCGGTGTCCGCCTGCTGACCACGCGCGACCCTGACGAAGCCCGCATGATCGCGACCGAGCTCGACCGGCTGAACGAGGAACGCCGGACGATCGAGGGTAATGTCCAGGAGGCTGCCGACCTGCTGACGGCGAGCGCCGCGCGCGTCGCGGTGGTCTCGGGCCATGGTTGGCATGCGGGCGTGATCGGCATCGTCGCGGGGCGGCTGAAGGAGCGGCTCGGCCGCCCGGCGATCGTCATCGCGATCGACGAGAACGGCCTCGGCAAGGGATCGGGCCGTTCGATCTCGGGCGTCGATCTCGGCGCGGCCGTTATGGCGGCAAGGGAGCAGGGGCTGCTCGTCGCGGGCGGCGGGCACGCGATGGCGGCGGGCCTGACGATCGTCGAGAGCGCGATCCCCGCCTTCGCAGAGTTCCTCGAGGAGCGCCTCTCCGCCGCGGTCGACAGGTCGCGCGACGACCGTGCGCTGCTGCTCGACGCGGTGCTGGCGGCCGGCGGCGTCAATCCGGGGCTGGTCGAATCGATGGAGGCGGGGGGGCCGTACGGCATGGGCTGGCCCGCGCCGCGCGTCGCGATGGGGCCGGTGCGCGTGATCAAGGCGGACGTGGTCGGCAACGGCCATGTCCGCACCGTGGTGGCGGGCGACGACGGCCGCAGTATCAAGGCGATGGCGTTCCGCGCGGCGGACACCGCGCTCGGCCAGGCGCTGCTAGGCGCTCCCCCGCATCGGAAACTCTGGCTGGCCGGCCGTGCCAAGATCGACGACTGGTCGTCGCGCCCTGCTGCAGAATTGCACCTCGAAGATGCAGCCTGGGCCGATTGA